The genomic interval CGGGGCCAGGCCCTGATCAGTCGCTCGATCCGCGACTGGGTATCCTCGCGGCCCAGGCGGATCAGGCCACCGTCGGCCAGCTCCACGGTCCAGGCTCGGCGTTCGTCCAGATCCAGGCCAATGGGCTCCAGCCCCAGTGGCGTTAGAGCCAGGCGCAATGCCTGGTACTGCTCGAGCACTCGCGCCGCACTGCCAGGCGGGCCGGTCAGAGAAGGCAGACCATCCGGCAGAGTCCGCGGCTGAAAAACGCGAGCCTTCGCATTCATCAGGGCCACCTCGCCCCAGCGGGCCACCGGCTGCTGCTCGCGGATGGTGATGCGAACCGTGTCCGGCCAGACCCGACGGACCGTTGCCGTATCTACCCAGGGGAGGGCCTCCACCCCGCGGCGTAAAGCGGCAACGTCCACCCCCAGCAGCCCCCCCTGAAGATGCGCGGAAACCGCCTCCCGAAGCTCCGCCTCGCTGAGCCGCTCCAGGTCGCCATCG from Spiribacter sp. 2438 carries:
- a CDS encoding cell division protein FtsQ/DivIB, with amino-acid sequence MGLVALATLAWGGMWALDHGSETAVLPLETVRFDGDLERLSEAELREAVSAHLQGGLLGVDVAALRRGVEALPWVDTATVRRVWPDTVRITIREQQPVARWGEVALMNAKARVFQPRTLPDGLPSLTGPPGSAARVLEQYQALRLALTPLGLEPIGLDLDERRAWTVELADGGLIRLGREDTQSRIERLIRAWPRITPAQDQRIAVIDLRYPNGFSLRWTQDED